The Planctomycetota bacterium genome has a segment encoding these proteins:
- a CDS encoding VanZ family protein translates to MNDRPSVWHRRPIALLVGYSVLGLVVTHLPPFWRNEPLEDQGFAIGFDKVVHFAGFGALALLAMNVLCRWMPTTWALVATVVFCGVAGVIDEVTQPPFGRTADLHDWIADMLGVITALAIRQVVTVVRSERKA, encoded by the coding sequence GTGAACGATCGGCCGAGCGTCTGGCACCGTCGACCGATCGCCTTGCTGGTCGGCTACAGCGTGCTGGGTCTGGTCGTCACTCACCTGCCGCCGTTCTGGCGGAACGAGCCGTTGGAGGACCAGGGCTTTGCGATTGGGTTCGACAAGGTGGTTCACTTCGCAGGCTTCGGCGCGCTGGCGCTCCTGGCGATGAACGTGCTGTGTCGGTGGATGCCGACGACGTGGGCGCTCGTCGCGACGGTGGTCTTCTGCGGTGTGGCGGGTGTGATTGACGAAGTGACGCAACCTCCGTTCGGCCGGACGGCGGATCTTCACGACTGGATCGCCGACATGCTGGGCGTGATCACGGCACTTGCGATTCGTCAGGTTGTGACGGTCGTGCGATCTGAACGGAAAGCGTGA
- a CDS encoding ParA family protein, with protein MHTIALMNQKGGVGKTTTCANLGAALADRGRRVLLADLDPQAHLSINFGVDPGQLGEDEATLYEVLNGSAGVLKAVRRLEGNGLEDLSGEIHLLPSSLDLAGLEVELADQADRQGLLKDAIARVGYDYDVVLLDCPPSLGLLTINALAAARQVLIPMQAHFLALQGFAKLLETTQLVGRRINPELSVMGVVLTMFDSQTRLATDVADELEGFFESARGTDKPWARGQLFGSKIRRNIKLAEAPSFGQPILTYDPLSNGSADYAALAQEVEAMLELTRDDRPTGEVRIDSADGLKAATLAGRREPLVA; from the coding sequence ATGCACACGATTGCCTTGATGAATCAGAAGGGTGGCGTCGGGAAGACGACGACCTGCGCGAACCTCGGCGCCGCCCTGGCCGACCGCGGCCGGCGTGTCCTGCTGGCTGACCTCGACCCGCAGGCGCACCTGTCGATCAACTTCGGCGTCGACCCGGGCCAACTCGGCGAAGACGAGGCGACGCTCTACGAAGTGCTCAACGGCTCGGCAGGCGTGCTGAAGGCGGTCCGGCGTCTCGAAGGCAACGGGCTCGAAGATCTCTCCGGCGAAATCCACCTTCTGCCCAGCAGCCTCGACCTGGCGGGCCTGGAGGTCGAGCTGGCGGATCAGGCCGATCGTCAGGGTCTGCTCAAAGACGCCATCGCGCGGGTCGGTTACGACTACGACGTCGTCCTGCTCGATTGCCCGCCGTCGCTCGGCCTCCTGACGATCAATGCCCTCGCGGCAGCGCGGCAGGTTCTGATTCCGATGCAGGCGCACTTCCTGGCGTTGCAGGGCTTTGCCAAGCTCCTGGAAACGACGCAGCTCGTCGGACGGCGCATCAACCCTGAGCTCTCTGTGATGGGCGTCGTCCTGACGATGTTCGACAGCCAGACGCGTCTCGCGACCGACGTGGCGGACGAGCTGGAGGGCTTTTTCGAGAGCGCCCGCGGCACGGACAAGCCGTGGGCCCGCGGTCAGCTGTTCGGGAGCAAGATTCGCCGCAACATCAAGCTCGCCGAGGCACCCAGCTTCGGCCAACCGATTCTGACCTACGACCCGCTCTCCAACGGCTCAGCCGACTATGCAGCGCTTGCGCAAGAGGTCGAGGCAATGCTGGAGCTGACCCGAGACGATCGCCCGACCGGCGAGGTGCGGATTGACTCTGCGGATGGACTCAAGGCTGCGACTCTTGCGGGCCGGCGTGAGCCGCTGGTCGCGTGA